One segment of Pleomorphomonas sp. PLEO DNA contains the following:
- a CDS encoding ATP-binding cassette domain-containing protein produces MSALTATQETRGAESARNVLEARGIVKSYGHVVALDGVDFDLRAGEILAVVGDNGAGKSTLIKTLTGAVMPDSGEILLDGQPVHFRGPLDARHRGIEAVYQDLAVAPALDIPSNLFLGRELLSPGILGSVFRHLDKRRMREEAEKAMAELKFRLPSIASRVENLSGGQRQGVAVARAAVFARKLVIMDEPTAALGVRETGQVLELIRAIRERGLPVVLISHNMPNVFELADRICIMRLGRRAAVVSPKTHTMADVVAIMTGAVKIEAG; encoded by the coding sequence ATGTCCGCGCTCACCGCTACCCAGGAAACCCGAGGCGCAGAATCCGCCCGCAACGTGCTTGAAGCCCGCGGCATCGTCAAAAGCTACGGTCACGTCGTCGCCCTCGACGGCGTCGATTTCGATCTGCGCGCCGGCGAAATTCTGGCTGTCGTCGGCGACAATGGCGCCGGCAAATCGACGTTAATCAAGACGCTGACCGGCGCGGTGATGCCGGACAGCGGCGAAATCCTGCTCGATGGCCAGCCCGTGCACTTCAGGGGGCCTCTCGACGCTCGCCATCGCGGCATCGAGGCGGTCTACCAGGATCTCGCCGTGGCACCAGCGCTCGACATTCCGAGCAACCTTTTCCTCGGACGCGAACTGCTGTCGCCGGGCATTCTTGGCAGTGTCTTTCGACATCTGGACAAGCGGCGCATGCGCGAGGAGGCGGAAAAGGCCATGGCGGAACTGAAATTCCGCCTGCCGTCGATCGCCAGCCGCGTCGAGAATCTGTCGGGAGGCCAGCGCCAGGGCGTCGCCGTCGCCCGGGCGGCGGTATTCGCCCGCAAGCTGGTCATCATGGATGAGCCCACCGCCGCGCTGGGCGTGCGGGAAACCGGTCAGGTGCTGGAACTGATCCGGGCGATCCGCGAGCGTGGCCTGCCGGTTGTGCTGATCAGCCACAACATGCCGAACGTTTTCGAACTCGCCGACCGTATCTGCATCATGCGCCTCGGTCGACGGGCGGCGGTCGTATCACCCAAGACCCATACCATGGCCGACGTGGTGGCGATCATGACCGGGGCCGTCAAGATCGAGGCAGGTTGA
- a CDS encoding DeoR/GlpR family DNA-binding transcription regulator, with protein sequence MTTEDLEKSGSDATLPARRRADILRLAQQLGQITVTDMSTRFDVSLDTIRRDLDILAEQGLVSRIHGGALPASSMATADTPFDLRMKSHHAAKTRIGQAAAALIADGETLLVNGGTTTISFAAALDMRRRLTIVTNNLGLPPVVPPAAILNLYLLGGEIRSGAHVTLGPIGFVGTGAITADTAVIGVGGVDAGGFWTSHLSEATMMAAMIEAARRTIVLADSRKFGRHAFAKVASLERVFALVTDAPPPLDIQTALETAGTLVVVVPDDGEAGSG encoded by the coding sequence ATGACGACAGAGGACCTTGAGAAGAGTGGTTCGGATGCAACGTTGCCCGCGCGGCGACGGGCCGATATTCTTCGTCTTGCCCAGCAATTGGGGCAAATTACCGTCACCGACATGAGCACGCGCTTCGACGTGTCGCTCGACACCATCCGTCGTGACCTCGACATACTGGCCGAGCAGGGACTGGTGAGCCGCATCCACGGCGGCGCTCTTCCTGCCTCTAGCATGGCGACTGCAGACACTCCCTTTGATCTCCGCATGAAGTCGCACCATGCGGCAAAAACACGCATTGGGCAGGCGGCGGCCGCGTTGATCGCCGACGGCGAGACGCTGCTGGTCAATGGCGGCACCACCACCATTTCTTTCGCTGCGGCGTTGGACATGCGGCGGCGCCTGACCATCGTCACCAACAATCTCGGGCTGCCGCCGGTCGTCCCGCCGGCCGCCATCCTCAACCTCTACCTGCTCGGCGGCGAGATCCGGAGCGGTGCCCATGTGACGCTCGGTCCGATCGGTTTCGTCGGTACCGGAGCCATCACCGCCGACACGGCCGTCATCGGCGTTGGCGGCGTCGACGCCGGCGGTTTCTGGACCAGCCATCTCTCCGAAGCCACCATGATGGCCGCGATGATCGAGGCGGCGCGGCGGACGATCGTCCTGGCCGATAGCCGCAAATTCGGGCGCCACGCCTTCGCCAAGGTCGCCTCTCTCGAGCGCGTCTTCGCGCTGGTCACCGACGCGCCGCCGCCGCTCGATATCCAGACCGCTCTCGAGACCGCCGGCACGCTCGTCGTCGTTGTGCCGGACGACGGCGAGGCGGGCTCTGGCTAG
- a CDS encoding substrate-binding domain-containing protein, translating to MSRLTAGCAVFALAFGLAGAVSVSYAKADGVIVGLVTKTEVNPFFVKMRQAAEAEAKTKGLTLIARAGKFDGDNEGQVAAIEDLISAGAKGILVTPNNSSGMLNVIKKARDAGVLVIALDTATDPADAVDATFATDNLQAGVQQGAYAKAALGDKKPVIAMLDGTPGGTVDTFRHDGFLKGFGIAEGDPAIAGAAITNGAQDKGQVGMENLLSKNGDINVVYTINEPAAAGGYAALKSFGKEKDVVLTSIDGGCAGVRNVKAGIIAATVMQFPYKMASMGVDAVAEYAASGKKPSGFVNTGSYLITDKPMPGLDSKDSEWGLKNCWGD from the coding sequence CTGTCGCGGCTCACGGCGGGCTGTGCCGTCTTCGCTCTCGCTTTCGGCCTCGCCGGAGCAGTCAGCGTGTCCTACGCCAAGGCTGATGGCGTCATTGTTGGCCTTGTGACCAAGACCGAGGTCAATCCATTCTTCGTCAAGATGCGCCAAGCGGCCGAGGCGGAAGCCAAGACAAAGGGGCTGACGCTGATCGCCCGTGCCGGCAAGTTCGACGGCGACAATGAAGGCCAGGTGGCAGCCATTGAGGACCTGATTTCCGCTGGCGCCAAGGGCATCCTGGTGACACCGAACAACTCCTCGGGCATGCTCAACGTCATCAAGAAGGCCCGCGATGCCGGCGTGCTGGTGATCGCACTCGACACCGCCACCGACCCGGCCGACGCGGTCGACGCTACGTTTGCAACCGACAATCTTCAGGCCGGCGTCCAGCAGGGCGCCTATGCCAAGGCGGCTCTCGGCGACAAGAAGCCGGTGATCGCCATGCTCGATGGAACGCCTGGCGGCACGGTCGATACCTTCCGCCATGACGGCTTCCTGAAGGGCTTTGGCATCGCCGAAGGCGATCCAGCCATTGCCGGCGCCGCCATTACCAATGGTGCGCAGGACAAGGGCCAGGTCGGCATGGAGAACCTTCTGTCCAAGAACGGCGATATCAACGTCGTCTACACCATCAACGAGCCAGCAGCGGCCGGCGGTTACGCGGCGCTCAAGTCTTTCGGCAAGGAAAAGGACGTGGTCCTGACCTCGATCGACGGCGGCTGTGCCGGCGTGCGCAACGTCAAGGCCGGCATCATCGCCGCGACCGTGATGCAATTCCCCTACAAGATGGCATCGATGGGTGTCGACGCGGTTGCCGAGTATGCCGCAAGCGGCAAGAAGCCGTCCGGCTTTGTCAACACCGGCTCCTACCTCATCACCGACAAGCCGATGCCGGGCCTCGACTCAAAGGATAGCGAGTGGGGCCTCAAGAACTGCTGGGGCGATTGA
- a CDS encoding hydantoinase/oxoprolinase N-terminal domain-containing protein, giving the protein MIRIGIDVGGTNTDAVVMDGARVLAGVKAATTADVMTGVVNALADVLKASGKAAADIDVVMIGTTHFTNAVVQRRDLAKTAAVRLGLPATASLPPMVDWPADLREAIGNLSYLAHGGNEFDGRKISPLDEAELIGIAEDIKAKGVNTIAITSVFSPVSDECEKQAAAIFEKAIPGAHITLSSEIGRIGLLERENAAIMNACLRDLSQQVIEAFRGAITSAGIKGKFFLTQNDGTLMEAAFAEKFPVLTFASGPTNSMRGAAFLSGVKDAIVVDIGGTTSDVGSLHKGFPRQATVAVEVGGVRTNFRMPDVFSIGLGGGSHVVETDMGVKVGPTSVGYRIVTEALIFGGKTLTTSDVVVAAGKYDLGDRSKVAHLPQALITATEARIAAMLEDCVERSRLSPDPLPVIVVGGGSILVDKPIAGLELIKPDHFAVANAVGAAIAQVSGEVDRVYALAEIGRDAALADAKAQAIEAAVNAGASRDSIEIVDVEDVPLAYLPGNATRVRVKAVGELHVA; this is encoded by the coding sequence ATGATCAGAATAGGCATCGACGTCGGCGGCACCAATACGGACGCCGTCGTGATGGATGGCGCGCGCGTGCTTGCCGGCGTCAAGGCAGCGACAACGGCCGACGTGATGACCGGCGTCGTCAATGCACTTGCCGACGTGTTGAAAGCATCCGGCAAGGCCGCCGCCGACATCGACGTGGTGATGATCGGTACCACCCACTTCACCAATGCCGTCGTGCAGCGGCGCGATCTTGCCAAGACAGCCGCCGTACGCCTTGGTCTGCCGGCGACCGCCTCGTTGCCACCGATGGTCGACTGGCCGGCAGATCTCCGCGAAGCCATCGGCAATCTCAGCTATCTCGCCCATGGCGGCAACGAGTTCGACGGCCGCAAGATCTCGCCGCTCGACGAAGCCGAGCTGATCGGCATTGCCGAGGACATCAAGGCCAAGGGCGTCAACACCATCGCCATTACCTCGGTGTTCTCTCCGGTCAGCGACGAATGCGAGAAGCAGGCGGCCGCCATCTTCGAGAAGGCGATCCCAGGCGCCCATATCACGCTGTCGTCCGAGATCGGCCGCATCGGCCTGCTCGAACGCGAGAACGCCGCGATCATGAATGCCTGCCTGCGCGACCTGTCGCAGCAAGTCATCGAGGCCTTCCGCGGAGCCATCACGTCGGCCGGCATCAAGGGCAAGTTCTTCCTGACGCAGAACGACGGTACGCTGATGGAGGCCGCCTTCGCCGAGAAATTCCCGGTGCTGACCTTCGCCTCCGGCCCGACCAACTCGATGCGCGGGGCGGCGTTCCTCTCCGGTGTCAAGGATGCGATCGTCGTCGACATCGGCGGCACCACTTCCGACGTCGGCTCGTTGCACAAGGGCTTCCCGCGCCAGGCGACGGTGGCCGTGGAAGTGGGCGGCGTCCGCACCAACTTCCGCATGCCCGACGTGTTCTCCATCGGCCTCGGTGGCGGTTCGCACGTGGTCGAGACGGACATGGGCGTCAAGGTCGGCCCGACCTCGGTCGGCTATCGCATCGTCACCGAAGCGCTGATTTTCGGCGGCAAGACGCTCACCACATCGGACGTGGTGGTTGCCGCCGGCAAATACGACCTTGGCGACCGCTCCAAGGTTGCTCACCTCCCACAGGCTCTGATCACCGCCACCGAGGCGCGCATCGCCGCCATGCTTGAGGATTGCGTCGAGCGCTCTCGCCTGTCGCCGGATCCGCTGCCGGTGATCGTCGTCGGCGGTGGCTCGATCCTGGTCGACAAGCCGATCGCCGGCCTCGAACTGATCAAGCCCGACCACTTCGCCGTGGCCAATGCCGTCGGTGCGGCCATCGCCCAGGTATCGGGCGAGGTCGACCGCGTCTACGCGCTGGCGGAAATCGGTCGCGATGCCGCGCTCGCCGATGCGAAAGCGCAGGCGATCGAGGCGGCCGTCAATGCCGGCGCCTCCCGCGACAGCATCGAGATCGTCGACGTCGAAGACGTGCCGCTCGCCTACCTGCCCGGCAATGCCACCCGCGTTCGCGTCAAGGCCGTTGGAGAGTTGCATGTCGCCTAA
- a CDS encoding DUF917 domain-containing protein, translating into MSPKGYLLSEADLHPLSLGAALLGTGGGGNPYIGMLRARELIRSGHEIRIIDLDTLPDDAFVGEVGGIGAPVVGIEKFEEGHECYYAMRAVEEAAGVKMSALISAEIGGSNSLEPIIAAAYAGLPVLDGDGMGRAFPEVQMTTFFIYGAPTAPAAIADEKGNVVVFRQVIDMFWLERFARDAAVAMGATAGLASAPMTMEYVRRTAVPGTVSEALRIGHTVLDARKARRNVIEEVLKVTGGGLYFTGKITDVRRELTGGFARGHAILSGINDFAGSEARIAIQNENLVLWVDGEPKVMVPDLIVNLDLDTGEPITTEVLRYGQRIAVLGLPVHPLMKTEKALDVVGPKAFGYPELTFVPIAASQASIQG; encoded by the coding sequence ATGTCGCCTAAAGGCTATCTTCTGAGCGAGGCCGATCTACACCCGCTGTCGCTTGGCGCGGCACTGCTCGGTACCGGTGGCGGCGGCAATCCCTACATCGGCATGCTGCGGGCACGCGAGCTGATCCGGTCCGGACATGAGATCCGGATCATCGATCTCGATACCCTGCCGGACGACGCCTTCGTCGGCGAGGTCGGCGGCATTGGCGCGCCCGTCGTCGGGATCGAAAAATTCGAGGAAGGCCACGAGTGCTATTACGCCATGCGGGCCGTCGAGGAGGCCGCCGGCGTCAAGATGTCGGCGCTCATCTCGGCGGAAATCGGCGGTTCCAATAGCCTCGAGCCGATCATCGCCGCCGCATATGCCGGCCTGCCGGTACTCGATGGCGACGGCATGGGGCGCGCCTTTCCCGAAGTGCAGATGACCACCTTCTTCATCTATGGCGCGCCGACGGCACCGGCTGCCATCGCTGACGAGAAGGGCAATGTCGTCGTCTTCCGCCAGGTCATCGACATGTTCTGGCTGGAGCGCTTCGCCCGCGATGCCGCCGTTGCCATGGGCGCCACGGCTGGGCTTGCCTCTGCGCCGATGACCATGGAGTACGTTCGCCGGACGGCCGTTCCCGGCACGGTCAGCGAAGCGCTGAGGATCGGCCATACCGTGCTCGATGCCCGCAAGGCGCGGCGCAACGTCATCGAAGAGGTCCTCAAAGTGACCGGCGGCGGTCTCTACTTCACGGGCAAGATCACCGATGTCAGGCGCGAGCTGACCGGCGGCTTCGCGCGCGGCCACGCCATCCTGTCCGGGATCAACGACTTCGCCGGCTCGGAGGCGCGTATCGCCATCCAGAACGAAAATTTGGTGCTCTGGGTCGACGGCGAGCCAAAGGTGATGGTGCCCGACCTCATCGTCAATCTCGACCTCGACACCGGCGAGCCGATCACCACCGAGGTGCTGCGTTATGGCCAGCGCATTGCCGTGCTCGGCCTGCCGGTCCATCCGCTCATGAAAACGGAAAAGGCGCTCGACGTCGTCGGCCCCAAGGCCTTCGGCTATCCCGAGCTCACCTTCGTGCCCATCGCCGCCTCGCAAGCGTCTATCCAAGGATGA
- a CDS encoding ROK family protein — translation MPPRDGAGDNAALTNASGIFSLIATGAAVSRSALLERSGLSRVTVTQRLNALIAADLVEEAARTLPSGGRPTRVLAVNRQIGYVLVANVGEAHLHLALMSPEPALIAQSTLRYDVTEGPAATLDRIADGFRSLLSDADGGNGILLGIGLSLPAPVDYKRGRVVGPSIMRGWDDVDIIGPMVGHFGVPVYVDNDVNLMTLHEYRRHFDLADDMLFIKVGTGIGAGFIADGKMFRGAHGASGDIGHIQFESEDAPLCRCGKLGCVEARAAGWAIARDLRALGFQADNARDVIALVEQQVPEAIMLLRKAGRVIGEVTADVVSILNPGLVVVGGTLARGGDFLLSGIRELVYQRCLPLATRELNIVLAPPQADIALFGTGQLVVDNVFSPAGASDLLNRIVATSDRPERARRRMERAG, via the coding sequence ATGCCTCCCAGAGACGGTGCTGGCGATAACGCCGCGCTGACCAATGCCAGCGGCATCTTTTCGTTGATCGCCACCGGCGCGGCCGTCTCGCGTTCGGCGCTGCTCGAGCGGTCGGGGCTGTCGCGGGTGACGGTGACCCAGAGGCTGAATGCGTTGATTGCCGCCGATCTGGTCGAAGAGGCGGCAAGAACCTTGCCCAGTGGGGGGCGCCCGACCCGCGTGTTGGCCGTCAACCGACAGATCGGCTATGTGCTGGTGGCCAATGTCGGCGAGGCGCATCTCCACCTGGCTCTGATGTCGCCAGAACCGGCGCTCATCGCCCAGAGCACGCTGCGCTACGACGTGACCGAGGGACCGGCGGCGACGCTCGACAGGATCGCCGATGGATTCCGTAGCCTGCTGTCGGACGCGGACGGCGGGAATGGAATACTGCTGGGCATTGGTTTGAGCCTGCCGGCACCGGTGGACTACAAGCGCGGCCGCGTCGTCGGGCCATCGATCATGCGCGGCTGGGACGACGTTGACATCATCGGCCCGATGGTCGGGCATTTCGGCGTGCCGGTCTACGTGGACAATGACGTCAACCTGATGACCTTGCATGAGTATCGCCGGCATTTCGATCTCGCCGACGACATGCTGTTCATCAAGGTGGGAACCGGCATCGGTGCCGGCTTCATCGCCGATGGCAAGATGTTCCGCGGTGCCCACGGCGCCTCCGGAGATATCGGCCACATTCAATTCGAATCCGAGGACGCGCCGCTGTGTCGCTGCGGCAAACTCGGCTGCGTCGAGGCGCGTGCCGCCGGTTGGGCCATCGCCCGCGACCTGCGCGCGCTCGGCTTCCAGGCGGACAACGCCCGCGACGTCATAGCCCTCGTCGAGCAACAGGTGCCCGAGGCGATCATGCTGCTGCGCAAGGCCGGCCGTGTCATCGGCGAGGTGACGGCCGATGTCGTCAGCATCCTCAATCCCGGCCTTGTTGTGGTGGGCGGAACGCTGGCACGCGGCGGCGACTTCCTGCTATCGGGCATCCGCGAGTTGGTCTATCAGCGCTGCCTGCCGCTGGCGACGCGGGAACTCAACATCGTCCTTGCCCCGCCGCAGGCCGATATCGCCCTATTTGGCACCGGCCAACTGGTGGTCGATAATGTCTTCTCGCCCGCCGGAGCATCCGACCTACTCAATCGCATCGTCGCGACCTCCGATCGTCCAGAGCGTGCCAGACGTCGTATGGAACGAGCCGGCTGA
- a CDS encoding DUF917 domain-containing protein — MKIKRIVQAEDMEDIATGGAILGTGGGGDPYVGKLMAQEAIRRHAPVKIIDVDELADDALVVPVCMMGAPTVMTEKIPAGRELIVAFRKLEELLGRKIDAVLCGEAGGVNSTTPFVVAAETGLPLVDGDGMGRAFPELQMETFGMYGVKATPMVLCDDKGNSLVLDTVSNAWTERLARAATVEMGGSALLAFYSMDGATAKKCVVRGTLSLTAKLGATLRVARAGHRDPVAAIVDELDASVIFHGRIKDIERRTVGGFARGKARFEGVEEWKGHDFRLDFQNEFLVAERDGEIIVTTPDLITALEAESGNPVTADALRYGLRLKVLALPCNPLWRTPQGIDLVGPRYFGYDVDYRPMT, encoded by the coding sequence ATGAAGATCAAACGCATCGTCCAGGCCGAGGATATGGAAGACATAGCCACGGGTGGCGCCATTCTCGGCACCGGTGGCGGTGGCGACCCTTACGTCGGCAAGCTGATGGCCCAGGAGGCAATCCGCCGGCACGCGCCGGTCAAGATCATCGACGTCGACGAACTCGCCGACGACGCGCTGGTCGTGCCTGTGTGCATGATGGGCGCCCCGACGGTGATGACCGAGAAGATCCCGGCCGGCCGCGAACTGATCGTCGCCTTCCGCAAGCTCGAAGAACTGCTCGGCCGCAAGATCGATGCGGTGCTGTGCGGCGAAGCCGGCGGCGTCAACTCGACGACGCCGTTCGTCGTGGCCGCCGAAACCGGGCTGCCCCTGGTCGACGGCGACGGCATGGGCCGCGCCTTTCCCGAACTGCAGATGGAAACCTTCGGCATGTATGGCGTCAAGGCGACGCCGATGGTGCTCTGCGACGACAAGGGCAACTCGCTGGTGCTCGACACCGTGTCCAACGCCTGGACCGAGCGCCTCGCCCGCGCCGCCACCGTGGAGATGGGCGGCTCGGCTTTGCTCGCCTTCTACTCGATGGATGGCGCCACCGCCAAGAAATGCGTGGTGCGCGGCACCCTCAGCCTGACGGCCAAACTTGGCGCGACGCTGCGGGTGGCACGGGCCGGTCACCGCGATCCGGTCGCCGCCATCGTCGACGAGCTCGATGCCAGTGTGATTTTCCACGGCCGCATCAAGGATATCGAACGGCGCACCGTCGGCGGCTTCGCCCGTGGCAAGGCCCGCTTCGAGGGTGTCGAAGAGTGGAAGGGCCACGACTTCCGGCTCGACTTCCAGAACGAGTTCCTGGTGGCCGAACGTGACGGCGAGATCATCGTGACGACGCCCGACCTGATCACCGCGCTGGAGGCCGAAAGCGGCAATCCTGTCACCGCCGACGCGCTCCGCTACGGCCTGCGCCTCAAGGTGCTCGCCCTGCCCTGCAACCCGCTGTGGCGCACACCCCAAGGCATCGACCTCGTGGGGCCACGCTACTTCGGCTATGATGTGGATTACCGGCCGATGACCTGA
- a CDS encoding FGGY-family carbohydrate kinase: MIGRYLIGLDFGTLSVRGVLIDVESGVAVDHHASSYHHGVMSGSLADGTPLPSGFALQDPRDYLIAAEEVLARLGKDRHILAIGVDFTASSPLPTTADGTPLSELMPGEPHAYVKLWKHSAAQRYADAINAAGGAFLDDFGGRLSGEWLLAKAAQVANEAPAVWAATERFIEAGDWMVMRLTGCEARNLGFAAYKAQYSYQEGYPAGIVPDLDARLARPLPAGSPAGELTGEWRQRTGIRGPATVAVAIIDSHAVLPAIGAVEDGTMVGALGTSAAYLFLAEHRLALPAGLEGVAYDGSLPGFWLYEAGQAAFGDLLAWFVRTFPRGPDLAASFAAYNAEAAAIAPGDNHLVGLDWWNGNRVPYADSRLSGLLMGFGLDTTAAGIYRALMEAICYGTRQVLELATAGGLGTRRVVMTSGLAETNPLLVAIMADILGREIELPVIAHATATGAAIHGAVAAGVVADFVEGAARFGARSRRRFHPDAERAARYQPLFSTYCELAGLEPVHAAMRRIGPLAGGTSDTP; encoded by the coding sequence ATGATCGGGCGTTATCTCATCGGTCTCGATTTCGGGACGCTGTCGGTGCGCGGCGTGCTGATCGATGTCGAATCGGGCGTCGCAGTCGATCACCATGCCTCGTCCTATCACCATGGTGTCATGAGCGGATCGCTTGCCGACGGAACGCCGTTGCCGTCCGGCTTTGCCCTGCAAGACCCTCGCGACTATCTCATTGCCGCCGAAGAGGTATTGGCCCGCCTCGGAAAAGATCGCCATATTCTGGCGATCGGTGTCGATTTCACCGCCTCCTCGCCACTGCCGACGACGGCCGACGGCACGCCATTGTCGGAGTTGATGCCCGGTGAGCCGCACGCCTACGTGAAGCTCTGGAAGCATAGCGCCGCCCAGCGTTACGCCGATGCGATCAACGCCGCCGGCGGCGCATTCCTCGATGACTTCGGCGGCCGACTGTCGGGCGAATGGCTCCTTGCCAAAGCAGCGCAGGTGGCCAACGAGGCACCGGCGGTATGGGCGGCGACCGAACGTTTCATTGAGGCCGGCGACTGGATGGTGATGCGGCTCACCGGCTGTGAGGCGCGCAATCTCGGCTTCGCAGCCTACAAGGCACAGTATTCTTATCAAGAGGGATATCCCGCCGGCATCGTGCCCGATCTTGACGCCCGCCTTGCCCGGCCGTTGCCGGCCGGTAGCCCCGCCGGCGAACTCACCGGCGAATGGCGCCAGCGCACCGGCATCAGAGGGCCAGCGACGGTCGCGGTGGCGATTATCGACTCGCACGCCGTTCTGCCGGCGATTGGCGCCGTCGAGGACGGCACCATGGTCGGGGCGCTGGGCACGTCGGCGGCCTACCTCTTTCTCGCCGAACACCGCCTCGCGTTGCCGGCCGGTCTCGAAGGCGTCGCATACGATGGTTCATTGCCGGGCTTCTGGCTCTATGAGGCAGGGCAAGCGGCCTTTGGCGACCTCCTCGCCTGGTTCGTCCGGACCTTTCCGCGCGGTCCCGATCTCGCGGCGAGCTTTGCTGCCTACAACGCGGAGGCGGCGGCGATCGCACCCGGCGACAATCACCTCGTCGGGCTCGACTGGTGGAATGGCAATCGCGTTCCCTATGCGGATTCCCGTTTGTCCGGGCTGCTGATGGGCTTCGGTCTCGACACCACCGCCGCTGGCATCTATCGGGCGCTGATGGAGGCGATCTGTTATGGAACGCGTCAGGTTCTGGAGCTGGCCACCGCCGGCGGCCTTGGCACGCGGCGGGTGGTGATGACCTCCGGTCTTGCCGAAACCAATCCGTTGCTGGTGGCGATCATGGCCGACATCCTCGGCCGGGAGATCGAACTGCCAGTGATCGCCCACGCCACGGCGACGGGCGCCGCCATCCATGGCGCCGTCGCGGCGGGCGTCGTCGCCGATTTCGTCGAGGGCGCCGCGCGCTTCGGGGCGCGATCGCGGCGGCGTTTCCATCCCGACGCGGAGCGAGCAGCGCGCTATCAGCCGCTATTTTCCACCTATTGCGAACTGGCCGGGCTGGAACCGGTGCACGCGGCGATGCGCCGCATCGGTCCACTGGCCGGCGGGACTTCCGACACCCCGTGA
- a CDS encoding ABC transporter permease: MSSATPSAPGTDDGLFSRTKAIPAVGPILVLLAFCLVFAITNPRFLAPHNISIILQQTIVVGTLAIGQTLVILTAGIDLAVGAICVLGTIVAGKLVNLGYDPMLSMLFAIVLCTLSGLVAGGLVSRLALPPFIVTLGTLGILTAALRLISKGGAFPVQDDFLGLTGNTFRVGSFILTYGVVAMLLLYAMVWYLLNETRWGRHVYAIGNNPEAARLVGIPIRRHLLQVYALAGLIYGITAWLALGRIPNADPNALQTANLDSITAVVIGGTSLFGGRGGLVGTLIGALIVGVLRNGLTLAGIDPLWQDLVTGILVIVAVAFDQLSRRRR, translated from the coding sequence ATGAGCAGCGCAACCCCGTCCGCCCCGGGCACTGACGACGGGCTATTTTCCCGAACCAAGGCCATCCCGGCGGTTGGGCCAATTCTGGTTCTGCTGGCGTTCTGTTTGGTGTTCGCCATCACCAATCCGCGTTTTCTGGCCCCACACAACATATCGATCATTCTGCAGCAGACCATTGTGGTCGGCACGCTGGCCATCGGCCAGACACTGGTGATCTTGACCGCCGGCATCGATCTAGCCGTCGGCGCCATTTGCGTGCTCGGAACCATCGTAGCGGGAAAGCTCGTCAATCTCGGCTACGATCCGATGCTGTCGATGCTGTTCGCAATCGTCTTGTGCACGCTCTCGGGCCTTGTCGCCGGTGGACTGGTGAGCCGGCTCGCCTTGCCACCCTTCATCGTCACCCTGGGCACTCTCGGCATATTGACGGCGGCGTTGCGCCTCATCTCCAAGGGCGGCGCCTTTCCGGTCCAGGATGACTTTCTCGGGCTGACGGGTAACACTTTCCGCGTCGGCAGCTTCATCCTCACCTACGGCGTGGTTGCCATGCTGTTGCTTTATGCGATGGTCTGGTACCTGCTCAACGAAACGCGTTGGGGACGCCACGTCTACGCCATCGGCAACAATCCCGAAGCGGCGCGGCTGGTCGGCATCCCCATTCGGCGCCACCTCTTGCAGGTCTATGCCCTGGCCGGCCTTATCTACGGCATCACCGCCTGGCTCGCCCTCGGCCGCATCCCGAACGCCGATCCCAACGCACTCCAAACCGCCAACCTCGATTCGATCACCGCCGTGGTGATTGGCGGCACTAGCCTGTTCGGCGGACGCGGCGGCCTCGTGGGGACGCTGATAGGCGCCCTCATCGTCGGCGTTCTCCGCAACGGCCTGACGCTGGCCGGCATCGACCCGCTGTGGCAGGACCTCGTCACCGGCATTCTGGTGATCGTCGCCGTCGCCTTCGACCAGCTTTCCCGCAGGAGGCGCTGA